One Coffea eugenioides isolate CCC68of chromosome 2, Ceug_1.0, whole genome shotgun sequence genomic window, ATTGCAAAGTCACAATGCACAATAAGAAACCTGCAAAAGTAATGCACTTTATAAAGTACATCATCTTAGAAAACAGACCGCATAATCAAATCAATGAGCTCATCTGCACCACAGCCCGCAAGAATGTATTCAGATCCAAGACCAGAATCTTCAGCAAGGGCTGCACGCAGTCGTCGACTTTCAGGGTCAGGGTAAATATACGGGAACTTCATTGCTCCCAAAGCTTCAAAAACCTGTAAGAAAGTGACATCTTAGCAGCCAGGAAAACTAAATATCACCTACAAATTGCACGGAAagcatatttttcttaaaagaCCAATACTGATATTAACCCATAGATAAACTTAGGTAAGAAAAACACTATTTAACACATGACTTACCTCTGGTGGTGGGCCATATGGGTTTTCATTGGCGTCCAATTTTACAATATCCTCAGGTTTCCTACCTAGTCGAGCTGACAATACCTAATAAGAAGCATTGTAATGTTCACAAAATCCTCAGGCTTCATAACAAGGCATGATCACTAAACAAGCGAAAAAGAATAACActttagaaaaataaattagtaAAAGGTTTCAAGATCTCAAGAAGTCAACAAACAAAAAGCTAATAGGAAGTAGCGGTTTCTCATAGCTCATACAGATATTCAAGGTCCAAATAGTACTAGCTTGAGGATCAAGGACAACAGAGGCGAAGGATCACATTTTAAAAGGAGTAGACTTTTGCTCTACAGAACGCATAACTAGCTAACTGCTTCAGAGAAAGGCAAAAAAATTCACAAGGTAAGTAATAGCATATTGAATTGAAGCacaaccaaatcaagtacacTAGCACGCCAACACACTCCTCTAGAAGCACTACAAATTTCTCAAACAACTCAACTCAGCAGCTCACTTTTAAGCATTTGTTTCAATTAAAACAGTCTCAAACAACTGTTTATCGTTTCCGTATTGATAAAATAACAGAACCACAAAAAAAATGGAACTATTACTCAAAGAAGAATACAACAGTAAACGGAACAGAACTATTAAAATTAATGTTTCAGTCACCTCAAAAGGCAAAATGGGCTGATAAGGTTTCAACTTTCGGAGATGGGATCGGATGAACGAGTCCCCAGAGACCTTCGACAAGCATTCTAGTTGTTCACCATCGTCTTTCTCGTTGACAGCAGCTGCAGGCACAGTTGACGATGCCATAATGCTAATCGAAGTCTGTAATCCTCTATTGCCTCTGCTACAGATGCTTTGCTGCTTTCCCTCAAATGGCCAGACGGGCTTTGGTCTCTCAATGCAAAGAGATGACAATGTTGTGTTGCCCAGTAGCTCAATCACACCCATTACACCACAGAAACTTCTGCATTTACATTGAAAATCAAAATGCTCAAAATATACAACCAAATAAATAGTAAACAAAgcaaagcaacaaaaaaaaattaaaattacagAATATAGATTTCGATCATTTTGGGCCCAAATTAACTCCATCGAGAATTCCcaaaccaaaaagaaagaaaaggaaaaagaaaaaagaaaaaaaaaacaaagatagAAAAACCAGAAATACCGAGGAATAAGAACAAGGGATGAGAATGAAGTTTCCCAGAGGAAGATTCCCAAATAGGCCTGGCTGCTCTGCTCTCGGCGCTGGAAATGAGGAGCCCAAATGGGAGAGATTCTGCAAAGAGCTTATGGGCGGGGAGTGTGGTGGTTAGGCCTGTAAGTTGGTCACACGCCGGCGTAAACTATAGAATGGTAAAGGGTTTTAGGTTCCGGTCGAAGTCCATCGAGGCTTACCTTAATTTGGTTATGCCGCAGCTTAGTTTTCTAACCAGTGTACCGCCTCTATAAAATAATCTTTTGAGTTTTGATTAGGAATTCTTTGAATCTTATAAAgcaaatcagttatcaaatagTAGACTCGGGTAGAAGCTTGGGGACTCGCAAGCTGCCAAGGACTCGAATTCTAATTTGGCAGCGGGGAAGATGCTAAAAGCTATCCCGTAATTATTGCGGCGACTAACTAACTACCTTGATAGTAGTTGGCCATTAGTCAGCGGATCAAGGATTAAATCCTTTAACTTACATAGTACATTCGTTTGGTTTAATAGTGATTCAATTTCATCCGAATTTTTCTTTGATCCAGTTGAATTCACATTCTCTATAGTAGAAATAGGTATAAAATAGAATGGGTAAAAAATCTCAGCGGCCACTAAACTATTGGTCGGATCATGTTTTGGCaatcaaactatttttcgtcagtaattggccactaaacaacttaatcagtaaaCTCATGACCATTTAGTTGATAATTACTCTTAATTTATGAAATTAACAGTTAATCTGTGAAATAGAGTCGCGTAGTTGTTAGACAAAATTACTCTTGTGCTTTGCAACGTGTACTGCTAATTTCATAGATTAAGAGCAATTATTGACTAAATGGTTACGGAtttactgattaagttgtttagtggccaattattgacgaaaaatagtttgatggtCAAAACATGATCTGACCAATAGTTTAGTGGCCGCTCAGATTTTTTGTCCAAATAGAATTTATCgcttcaacaaaaaaaaaaaaaaatcattggaGCGACTCCTAGGATTTcaaacgagtcgagttttgaTCTAATCGAATCGAGTCTTGACTTAATTTTATTGAACTCGaatttgagctcgagctcgacaaGCTAATAATttaaaactcgagctcgagctcgaaaatataaaaaataatattttttcttaataaataataaaatattaaggatatatatgtaattttgctattaaatatatatatatatatatatatatatatatatatacactcaAGCTCGCGAGCCTAACgaatttaatattttgaactcgagttcgagctcgagtcgagcgaCTCGCGAGCggttcgattcgtttgcagccgaCTCCAATGGTTAATATACAATGGACGTATAAAAATTATGATGAAGTTGATCCAAATGACATTGAGTTGTCCTCTCAAGCTGTTTAATTCATCTGTTCGACTACCTCTGCACAACCTAACTCCAAAGGCTTCAAGCAATCTTCCCTTTTGTGTTtgagtttttgtttcttttgataAAGCCAATCAGCCAGTTGAGGGGGGCAAAATTGTAATCAAGAGAATTTAGTAGGCTTGTCTATCATCATAGGAAAATTATAGTTTCAAAtgttaaaaatattaaatagcTCATAAGCACGCTTTGCTACATTTCCCAAGAGGAAGCAACTTAATTAGAAGGGAGATTATCAAGAACCATTGGAAGCTTGGTATGGTGTTGCATGTGACAAACCTTGACAGACTATCAGTTTCGACTGGTTTGTTCCGACGATTTCCATGCAACGAATTAAATGGGCTATAAAACTAAGCTAGTTTAAGAGAAAGAACCTCATATCTACGAGAGGAGATTGTGCCAACAATAGCACAATCAGTAATTTTTCCATAGTTTGATGATAATTGATAAGAAACTTGGACCAATAAGTATATGCACAAAGTCATACAAGAAGGAAAATTGGGAGACTTCTTGCTTTCCACTGCGGGGAATACTTGAATCGCTAGAGAGGCAAAGTTCCCAAGCATCATTTTTTCACTCTAACTAGGAGATGTCGGTGCTTGGTGGAACCGTGGAAGTAATAGAAATGTTAAATCACCATGAACCTGAAAAAGCTAATACCCGCTATTTTATGACATATCTTCTGACAGCTAGTAATCGTCCAAAATTCTGTATTTTAAATTTCAGGTCTGATTTACTGGGAATTGGTTGCTTTTTAGGATGTGAAGCCATATTCTCCGTTAGAAGGTGAGAACACGTATGGATAGACTTCCCTTGCATCTTACGTTTAACCAATCGGCCTAGAAATTAGACCCCCGAATGAGCCCGGTAACATATCATTGTTATCAATGACAGGGACAACCAAAGGTTAGCTACGTACGTAGACGGTCCTCCATTTATCTCACATAGCATTTCTTAATTATCTTCATTTAGAATGTTACAATGAGTCTGTTTCCTACTATTTTGGACCTTAATGAGATATAGGATAAGCATAAAAGTCACAATGTCATATTCTAACTTTTGCTTGTGAGCTTATCTTTGTAATTTTacttgctcttttttttttttttttactacgTTTATTTctagagccctaatgatcagaCATCAAGGCAAATATTTGTCAAAAATATCGAAATTTGGACCACCATAACGTCCTCATATGTCAACATAAAAGTTTCAGCTGATAGGCAATGCCTTGTGGATCCAGATAGAAAAACAGCATCAGACGACATATGCAAAATACAAGCCGAAAGTCAAGAGAAAAGGACATTAGTTTGCTCCATACGGTAGGAAAGAAATGGAAATCAGTGTATTTAAGCCAAAAAAATTGAGTGCTAAATGCTAATAGTACATTGCTTATTCCTTAGACCTATATAAGATGATATATCTTGTGAACAACTGGTCATCAGAGTTCTCCAAATCAATTCTAGACAATTATAGACTAATGGGATCAAGTATCTTGAAGCAGTTTGTTTGCTGTTTTCTGATCATTATCATTTCATGGGAACCACAGGCATTGTCTCGAATGATCCCTGATGTTTCCATGATAGAAAGGCATGAGGACTGGATGTCTAGGTATGGACGCCAGTACAAGGACGCTGCAGAGAAGGAAAGGCGCTATAACATATTCAAGGCAAATGTCAAGTATATAGATTTTGTTAATAATGCAGGGAATAAACCATATAAGCTAGCTGTCAATGAATTTGCAGACCTGAGCAATGATGAGTTTAAAGCTGCTCATATTGGACAAAGAAACCTCTCCAAGACAGCAAAGTCAAGCACAGCAACCCCTCTCATGTATGAAAATGTCACCTCAGTTCCCCCTAGCATTGATTGGAGGAAGAAAGGAGCTGTTACACCTATCAGGGATTCAACATGTGGTAAGTGTGAAGCAGTTTTTAGATTCTTTATTGATTGTTATTTTGCAATTGTTCTATAGAATTCATAATAATTGTATAGGAGCTTGGACAATTCCCGCTGTTGATGCCGTGGAAGGGCTTACCAAGATCAAAACTGGAAAGCTGTACACCTTGTCAGTTCAAGAAATTCTGGACTGTGATGGTGGTGGTCACAATGGTTGCGAAGGGGGTTTTACAGATGACGCCTTCCAATTCATTAAACAGCATGGGCTGACTACTGAGAGCAACTACCCTTCTAAAGGAAATGTAGGCACTTGTGACACCAAGAAGGAAGACGAACCTGTGGCAAAAATTAGTGGCTATGAGAATGTACCAGTTGACAATGAGAATGCGCTTATGCAGGCAGTAGCTAACCAACCAGTTGCTGTCATAGTTGATGCTTCTGGTATGGACTTCCAATTTT contains:
- the LOC113757175 gene encoding senescence-specific cysteine protease SAG12 is translated as MGSSILKQFVCCFLIIIISWEPQALSRMIPDVSMIERHEDWMSRYGRQYKDAAEKERRYNIFKANVKYIDFVNNAGNKPYKLAVNEFADLSNDEFKAAHIGQRNLSKTAKSSTATPLMYENVTSVPPSIDWRKKGAVTPIRDSTCGKSWTIPAVDAVEGLTKIKTGKLYTLSVQEILDCDGGGHNGCEGGFTDDAFQFIKQHGLTTESNYPSKGNVGTCDTKKEDEPVAKISGYENVPVDNENALMQAVANQPVAVIVDASGMDFQFYSSGVFTGDCGTALDHGVTLVGYGTSNGKLKYWLIKNSWGVDWGEDGYMRMQRDIAAKEGLCGIAMEAKYPTI